One segment of Ipomoea triloba cultivar NCNSP0323 chromosome 12, ASM357664v1 DNA contains the following:
- the LOC116000010 gene encoding protein IQ-DOMAIN 14-like: MGKAIRWLKGLFGIKLKDIEIEEKAAEKKGQVIGSSGRGVTATAAALCNNPTTIPPNITPAEAAWLSSFFSDKEQSKHAIAVAAATAAAADAAAAAAHAAVEVVRLTSQGGGAYFSREKFASVKIQAAFRGYLARKALRCLKGLVKIQALVRGYLVRKQATATFHSMQALMRAQASVRAHKFRASFLNHQTSCPRTFHSRKSIGRSDETTRSGRHPSPFEGNDDNPKIVEIDSAFRPAGRRSRRANTWVPEPGPGDEPFGAGPSFSSPLSCRIPARSSITDWGNISGDECRFSTAQSTPRFPNSCGSRTPVTPASFDNFPNYMADTEAFRAKLRSQSAPKQRPEPGPGPGPKKRLSPIIMESRASVSGGRMARISCSQAQEVMNFKNAVMGRLDRSIEFSEELKMLL; encoded by the exons ATGGGAAAAGCTATAAGGTGGCTTAAAGGCCTGTTTGGGATAAAGCTAAAAGATATAGAGATTGAAGAGAAAGCAGCCGAGAAGAAAGGTCAAGTCATTGGCAGCTCCGGGAGAGGTGTcaccgccaccgccgccgccttGTGTAACAACCCCACCACCATTCCGCCCAACATTACGCCGGCAGAGGCTGCATGGCTGAGCTCCTTCTTCTCCGACAAGGAGCAGAGCAAGCACGCAATTGCCGTCGCCGCCGCCACAGCTGCCGCCGCCGATGCGGCCGCCGCAGCTGCCCACGCCGCCGTGGAGGTGGTCCGCCTCACCAGCCAAGGCGGAGGAGCCTATTTTTCCCGGGAGAAATTCGCCTCGGTCAAAATTCAAGCTGCATTCCGTGGATACTTG GCGAGAAAAGCACTTAGGTGCTTGAAAGGGTTGGTGAAGATTCAAGCACTTGTGAGGGGATATTTGGTGAGGAAACAAGCGACGGCCACTTTTCACAGCATGCAAGCTTTAATGAGAGCTCAAGCCAGTGTTCGAGCCCACAAATTTCGAGCTTCTTTTTTAAATCACCAAACTTCTTGTCCTCGTACCTTTCACTCTCGAAAATCAATT GGAAGGTCCGATGAAACGACGAGGAGTGGAAGACACCCATCGCCGTTTGAGGGAAACGACGACAACCCAAAGATTGTAGAAATAGACTCGGCGTTTAGGCCCGCGGGCAGACGGTCGAGACGGGCCAACACTTGGGTGCCCGAGCCCGGGCCCGGGGACGAACCATTCGGCGCCGGCCCCTCATTTTCCTCTCCGCTCTCCTGTCGAATTCCGGCCCGCTCGTCGATAACCGACTGGGGGAACATTTCCGGCGACGAGTGCCGGTTTTCAACGGCGCAAAGCACCCCGAGATTCCCCAATTCTTGCGGCTCCAGAACCCCGGTCACGCCGGCGAGCTTCGACAACTTCCCTAACTACATGGCCGACACGGAAGCATTCCGGGCCAAACTGCGGTCCCAAAGCGCCCCCAAACAACGGCCCGAGCCCGGACCCGGCCCGGGCCCAAAGAAGAGACTATCCCCAATCATAATGGAATCAAGAGCGAGTGTGAGTGGGGGGAGAATGGCGAGAATCTCATGCTCACAAGCTCAAGAAGTGATGAACTTCAAGAATGCAGTGATGGGTAGGCTGGATAGATCCATAGAGTTTAGTGAGGAATTGAAGATGTTGTTATGA
- the LOC115998437 gene encoding profilin-3-like, giving the protein MSWQTYVDEHLMCDIEGNKLTAAAILGLDGSPWAQSANFPALKPEEITAILKDFDEPGSLAPTGMHIAGAKYMVIQGEPGVVVRGKKGPGGICIKKTTQCLLFGLYDEPMTPGQCNLVVERLGDYLVDQGF; this is encoded by the exons ATGTCGTGGCAAACATATGTTGATGAGCACCTCATGTGCGATATTGAGGGCAACAAGCTCACCGCCGCCGCTATCCTCGGCCTCGATGGCAGCCCTTGGGCCCAGAGCGCCAACTTCCCTGCG CTCAAACCAGAGGAAATCACTGCTATCTTGAAGGATTTTGATGAACCCGGGTCACTTGCTCCCACCGGCATGCACATTGCTGGTGCTAAATACATGGTGATTCAAGGCGAGCCAGGCGTGGTTGTTCGAGGAAAGAAG GGACCTGGTGGCATTTGTATCAAGAAGACTACCCAGTGCTTGCTGTTTGGGCTCTATGATGAGCCAATGACTCCAGGCCAGTGCAACCTGGTTGTTGAGAGGCTTGGTGATTACCTGGTTGATCAGggcttttaa
- the LOC115999747 gene encoding mitogen-activated protein kinase kinase 6, with translation MKTKKPLAALKLSVPTQETNISSFLTASGTFHDGDLLLNQKGLRLVSQENESQPSESKEIDLQFSLEDLETIKVIGKGSGGVVQLVRHKWAGTLFALKVIQMNIQEEIRKQIVQELKINQASQCPHVVVCYHSFYHNGAISLVFEYMDRGSLADVVRQVKTILEPYLAVVCKQVLQGLVYLHNERHVIHRDIKPSNLLVNHKGEVKITDFGVSAMLANSMGQRDTFVGTYNYMAPERISGSTYDYKSDIWSLGMVILECAIGRFPYIQSENQQEWPSFYELLQAIVGSPPPAAPPDQFSPEFCSFVSACIQKDPRDRSSALDLLTHAFIKKFEDKDIDLSILVGSLEPPVNFPR, from the exons aTGAAGACGAAGAAGCCACTGGCGGCACTCAAGCTCTCCGTTCCTACTCAAGAGACTAACATATCCAGCTTCCT GACCGCTAGCGGAACATTTCACGATGGAGACTTGCTTTTGAATCAGAAAGGATTGAGATTAGTTTCACAGGAGAATGAATCTCAG CCTTCAGAATCAAAGGAGATTGACCTCCAGTTCTCATTGGAAGATCTTGAGACCATCAAAGTCATTGGAAAGGGAAGTGGAGGTGTAGTTCAACTGGTTCGCCATAAATGGGCTGGCACTTTGTTTGCTTTGAAG GTTATTCAAATGAATATACAAGAGGAAATTCGTAAACAAATTGTGCAAGAGCTGAAAATAAATCAAGCATCACAATGTCCTCATGTGGTTGTTTGCTATCACTCATTCTATCACAATGGAGCTATTTCTCTGGTGTTTGAATACATGGATCGCGGATCATTAGCAGATGTAGTAAGACAAGTTAAGACAATTCTTGAACCATATCTTGCCGTTGTTTGCAAGCAG GTCTTACAAGGTCTTGTCTACTTGCATAATGAGAGGCATGTAATCCACCGCGACATTAAACCTTCAAACCTGCTTGTGAACCACAAAGGAGAAGTGAAAATTACAGATTTTGGCGTGAGTGCAATGCTCGCCAACTCTATGGGTCAAAGAGACACATTTGTTGGGACTTACAACTACATGGCT CCTGAAAGAATTAGTGGAAGCACCTATGACTATAAGAGTGACATCTGGAGTTTGGGCATGGTGATCCTTGAGTGTGCCATTGGACGTTTCCCTTACATACAGTCTGAAAACCAACAAGAATGGCCAAGCTTTTATGAACTCTTGCAAGCAATTGTGGGAAGTCCACCACCTGCTGCTCCACCAGATCAATTTTCCCCAGAATTCTGTTCATTTGTCTCTGCTTG CATACAGAAAGATCCGAGAGACAGATCTTCAGCTTTGGACCTCTTG ACGCACGCTTTCATCAAGAAGTTTGAAGACAAGGACATTGATCTCAGCATCCTGGTTGGTAGCCTGGAACCTCCTGTAAATTTCCCACGGTAA
- the LOC116000241 gene encoding probable pectinesterase 53 — MPSFRPFLYTSVFLLIILLLNATMAVSHTKAMRPKDNQWKQLSVNLTQVEYSEQQFMKWVRFVGSLKHSVFKAAKNKLFPSFTLTVDKNPAHGDFTSIQDAVDSLPLVNLVRVVIKVHAGVYTEKVNIPPMKSFITIQGAGADNTIVQWGDTAQTLGPNGRPLGTYGSATFAVNSPFFIAKNITFKNTTPVPPPGAIGKQAVAFRISADTAAFVGCKFLGAQDTLYDHIGRHYYKDCYIEGSVDFIFGNGLSFFENSHLHAIAQMTGAVTAQGRSSLLEDTGFAFVNCKVTGSGALYLGRAWGPFSRVVFAYTYMDNIIIPKGWHNWGDPNREMTVFYGQYKCSGPGANFAGRVSWCRELTEEEAKPFITLGFIDGFEWLKL, encoded by the exons ATGCCAAGTTTTAGGCCCTTTCTCTACACTTCTGTCTTCCTCCTCATCATTCTTCTCCTGAACGCGACCATGGCGGTCTCCCACACCAAAGCCATGCGGCCCAAGGATAACCAGTGGAAGCAGTTAAGTGTGAACCTGACACAAGTGGAATACTCAGAGCAACAGTTCATGAAGTGGGTGAGATTTGTGGGCAGTCTAAAGCATTCCGTGTTTAAGGCCGCGAAGAATAAGCTATTTCCCTCCTTTACCCTCACCGTCGACAAGAATCCGGCGCACGGCGACTTCACGTCCATCCAGGACGCCGTCGATTCGCTCCCGCTGGTTAATCTCGTCAGAGTTGTCATCAAGGTGCATGCAGGCGTTTATAC GGAGAAAGTGAATATACCTCCAATGAAATCTTTCATAACAATTCAAGGTGCTGGAGCTGATAACACAATTGTGCAGTGGGGAGACACAGCTCAAACCCTTGGACCCAATGGGAGGCCTCTTGGTACCTATGGCTCTGCAACTTTTGCTGTCAACTCACCATTCTTTATAGCCAAAAACATCACATTCAAG AATACAACACCAGTGCCACCACCAGGAGCAATAGGGAAACAGGCAGTGGCATTTAGGATATCTGCAGACACAGCAGCCTTTGTAGGGTGCAAGTTCTTGGGTGCACAGGACACCCTCTATGATCATATTGGCAGGCACTATTACAAAGATTGCTACATTGAAGGTTCTGTGGACTTCATTTTTGGCAATGGCCTTTCTTTCTTTGAG AATAGTCATTTACATGCAATAGCACAAATGACTGGAGCAGTAACAGCACAAGGAAGAAGCAGCCTGTTAGAAGACACAGGGTTCGCATTTGTCAACTGTAAGGTCACAGGGTCAGGTGCTTTGTACCTTGGAAGGGCTTGGGGTCCCTTTTCTAGGGTTGTTTTTGCCTAcacttacatggacaacattaTCATACCCAAAGGTTGGCACAATTGGGGCGACCCTAATCGAGAAAT GACTGTGTTTTATGGGCAATACAAGTGCAGTGGGCCAGGGGCAAATTTTGCAGGAAGAGTTTCATGGTGCAGAGAGCTCACAGAAGAGGAAGCTAAGCCTTTTATAACACTTGGTTTCATTGATGGTTTTGAATGGCTCAAGCTCTGA